A stretch of [Clostridium] innocuum DNA encodes these proteins:
- a CDS encoding HAD family phosphatase, with the protein MKGYIFDLDGTLVDSMWVWEDLAAVYLQTKGIKAEENLSKELQLMTMTDAIRYLKEKYVIQDSLAQMRTEVYAIVRRRYRQEVAAKKGAGACLERLHTQGMRIGVLTACERVCAEEVLKRNGLLEYMNFVASCEELPYDKQDGRLFELMPAMLHTDKAETMFVEDALHAVQTLKTHGFHVTAVYDAASKAHWKEICMQADAAFLSLDDLKGE; encoded by the coding sequence ATGAAGGGGTACATATTTGATCTGGATGGCACGCTGGTGGACTCCATGTGGGTTTGGGAGGATCTGGCAGCGGTCTATCTTCAGACAAAGGGTATCAAAGCAGAGGAAAATCTCAGTAAAGAGCTGCAGCTGATGACGATGACAGATGCTATCCGGTATCTGAAGGAGAAGTATGTGATACAGGATTCCCTGGCACAGATGCGTACTGAGGTTTATGCAATCGTACGGCGACGCTACAGGCAGGAGGTTGCTGCCAAGAAGGGGGCCGGGGCCTGTCTGGAAAGACTGCATACACAGGGGATGCGTATAGGCGTTTTGACGGCATGTGAACGGGTTTGCGCGGAAGAGGTCCTGAAACGAAACGGTCTGCTGGAATATATGAACTTTGTCGCAAGCTGTGAGGAGCTCCCCTATGATAAGCAGGACGGACGTCTGTTTGAGCTTATGCCTGCCATGCTGCATACGGATAAGGCAGAAACGATGTTTGTAGAGGATGCTCTGCATGCCGTTCAGACATTGAAGACGCATGGCTTTCACGTGACAGCGGTATATGATGCAGCCAGTAAAGCGCACTGGAAAGAAATCTGCATGCAGGCCGATGCTGCCTTCCTGTCGCTGGATGATTTGAAAGGAGAATGA
- the thiD gene encoding bifunctional hydroxymethylpyrimidine kinase/phosphomethylpyrimidine kinase yields MKTVVTIAGTDPTGGAGAQADLKTFMAHEVYGMSILTALVAQNTTGVTSIMNVTPKFLKEQFDCVFTDIRPDAVKIGMVSQPELIAVIVEKLKQYAVERIVVDPVMVSTSGSRLLEDTALELLQTKLLPLADIITPNLPEAEALSGIRICNHQDMRKAAVMIAQDYDGYILIKGGHSMNRADDLLVHKDEAHWLSSEKIDNPNTHGTGCTLSSAIAGNLALGYDMISAVERAKAFISGALRDGLDLGQGSGPLNHCWNIKQKQPL; encoded by the coding sequence ATGAAAACTGTTGTAACAATTGCCGGCACTGACCCTACAGGGGGAGCCGGTGCACAGGCTGATTTAAAAACCTTTATGGCACATGAGGTATACGGTATGAGTATCCTGACAGCCCTGGTTGCACAGAATACAACCGGTGTGACTTCGATCATGAATGTAACACCGAAGTTTTTAAAGGAACAATTTGACTGTGTCTTTACGGATATCCGTCCGGATGCGGTAAAAATCGGCATGGTTTCCCAACCGGAGCTGATTGCCGTCATTGTGGAAAAGCTGAAGCAGTATGCAGTGGAGCGCATTGTCGTTGATCCGGTTATGGTCAGCACCAGCGGCTCCCGTCTGCTGGAGGATACAGCGCTGGAGCTGTTGCAAACAAAGCTGCTTCCTCTTGCCGATATCATAACACCGAATCTTCCGGAGGCTGAGGCTTTAAGCGGTATACGGATATGCAATCATCAGGATATGAGGAAGGCTGCTGTCATGATTGCGCAGGACTATGACGGATACATTCTGATAAAGGGCGGGCATTCCATGAACCGTGCCGATGATTTGCTGGTACATAAGGATGAGGCTCACTGGCTCTCCAGTGAAAAAATCGATAATCCAAACACCCATGGAACCGGCTGTACGCTGTCCAGCGCCATTGCCGGCAATCTGGCACTGGGATATGATATGATCAGTGCAGTGGAAAGAGCCAAGGCTTTTATCAGCGGTGCATTACGCGATGGTCTTGATCTGGGACAGGGCAGTGGACCATTGAATCACTGCTGGAATATCAAACAGAAGCAGCCGTTGTAG
- a CDS encoding carboxypeptidase M32: MDFEAFFHEYKEKKNAYQMALSTMYYDQATIAPKNGIPYRNRMTAILSGEAFDQMADKESIQRIEELARQENVSAERKKELQLLLRELNELRVLPREVYVEYRRTIADSEAAWHEAKEQDDYQLFKPHLISVIEKQKEILSYVTDKKSDYDFMLDSYQINTDIAYYDRFFDAIRKKLLPFLQKLLKEGTPIDDSLLFTAFDIKEQEAFMQELMDYMKVNDRECYMTTTEHPFTDFFSAHEARITTHYHEHNVMSAIFSTIHEYGHAQYGLQVKEAYEGTSLFSGIGTAMHESQSRFMENHIGRNRAFWEVNYPKLQQHFPKQLQDVSLDDFMRMINVSRPSFIRTEADELTYPIHILIRYELEKEIFNGTADYDNLDTMWNDKYEEYLGIRPEHDRDGILQDMHWGGALLGYFPTYALGSAFAAQFYHQMEQDMDVEEALRSGAFEKISGWLKENIHQYGAFKDADELMMDVCGESFDPKYYIEYLKNKYAQLYQISAD; the protein is encoded by the coding sequence ATGGATTTTGAAGCATTTTTTCATGAGTATAAAGAAAAAAAGAATGCCTATCAGATGGCACTGAGCACAATGTATTATGACCAGGCCACGATTGCTCCGAAAAACGGCATTCCCTACCGCAACCGCATGACGGCGATCCTGTCGGGAGAAGCCTTCGATCAAATGGCGGACAAGGAAAGTATCCAAAGGATCGAAGAGCTGGCAAGGCAGGAGAATGTAAGTGCAGAGCGTAAGAAAGAGCTGCAGCTGCTGTTGCGCGAGCTGAATGAGCTGCGTGTACTGCCAAGAGAGGTGTACGTGGAGTATCGCAGAACCATCGCAGACAGTGAGGCCGCATGGCATGAGGCAAAGGAACAGGATGATTATCAGCTGTTTAAGCCGCATCTGATCAGCGTCATAGAAAAGCAGAAGGAGATTCTGTCCTATGTCACAGATAAGAAAAGCGATTATGATTTTATGCTGGACAGCTATCAGATCAACACCGATATTGCATATTATGACCGCTTCTTCGATGCCATTCGAAAGAAACTGCTTCCGTTTCTGCAAAAGCTCCTGAAGGAGGGAACACCGATTGACGATTCCCTGCTGTTTACAGCCTTTGATATCAAGGAACAGGAGGCCTTTATGCAGGAGCTCATGGACTATATGAAGGTTAATGACAGGGAATGCTATATGACAACAACGGAGCATCCGTTCACGGACTTCTTCTCAGCGCATGAGGCACGCATTACCACGCATTATCATGAACACAATGTGATGTCTGCGATTTTCTCAACCATTCACGAATACGGGCATGCACAATACGGCCTGCAGGTAAAGGAAGCATATGAGGGAACCTCCCTGTTCAGCGGAATTGGTACAGCCATGCATGAATCACAGTCACGTTTTATGGAAAATCACATCGGAAGAAACCGTGCATTCTGGGAAGTGAATTATCCAAAGCTCCAACAGCATTTTCCAAAGCAGCTACAGGATGTTTCTCTGGATGATTTCATGCGGATGATCAATGTATCACGACCTTCCTTTATTCGTACGGAAGCGGATGAGCTGACCTACCCGATCCATATTCTGATCCGCTATGAGCTGGAGAAGGAAATCTTCAACGGCACTGCAGATTATGACAATCTGGATACGATGTGGAACGATAAATATGAGGAATATCTGGGAATCCGTCCAGAGCATGACCGGGACGGTATTTTACAGGATATGCACTGGGGCGGTGCTCTGCTGGGCTATTTCCCTACTTATGCGCTGGGAAGCGCATTTGCGGCTCAGTTCTATCATCAGATGGAACAGGATATGGATGTGGAGGAAGCACTGCGCAGCGGTGCCTTTGAAAAAATCAGCGGCTGGCTGAAGGAGAATATTCATCAGTACGGTGCCTTCAAGGATGCGGATGAGCTGATGATGGATGTATGCGGGGAGTCCTTTGATCCGAAGTATTACATCGAATATCTCAAGAACAAATACGCACAATTGTATCAGATATCTGCCGATTAA
- a CDS encoding glycoside hydrolase family 1 protein, with the protein MKQYCESFPKNFLWGGATAANQLEGGFREGGKGLSTADMTPFREEAVKEHRPVMDASYEEIKKYRTDGFCGNFPKHRGNDFYHHWKEDIALFAEMGFRCYRMSIAWTRIFPTGFEAEPNEEGLLFYDDVFDECRKYHMQPIVTVSHYEMPIEITLNLNGWESRKTIDLYLKYCETIFKRYKNKVKMWIPFNEMNQMTTVPYVGGGLLLEKAKTDNLLEVEYQAIHHQLVASAMAVKLCKKIIKNARIGSMIAVIDPYPETCHPLDVLEALKENQLNMFYLDVTVRGYYPSYMARYFQEHDIHIDMEEEDEEILQGGKVDFIAFSYYMSYIASHKRKQNESKNSVIMVDKVNPYLEVSDWRWPIDSVGLRIVLNKLYDRYQLPILIAENGLGADDVVSEDGLIHDAYRIEYLRKHIIAVKEAMRDGVDVIGYTMWGPIDIVSQGTCEMKKRYGFIYVDADNYGNGSYKRLRKDSFYWYSRVIASNAEEL; encoded by the coding sequence ATGAAACAGTATTGTGAAAGCTTTCCAAAGAATTTTTTATGGGGTGGTGCTACTGCGGCCAATCAGTTGGAGGGAGGCTTCCGGGAAGGAGGAAAAGGACTTTCCACTGCGGATATGACACCGTTTCGAGAGGAGGCTGTAAAGGAGCACAGGCCTGTTATGGATGCTTCCTATGAAGAAATCAAAAAGTACAGAACAGATGGTTTCTGTGGAAACTTTCCAAAACACAGAGGGAATGACTTTTATCATCATTGGAAAGAGGACATCGCATTATTCGCAGAGATGGGGTTTCGCTGCTATCGGATGTCAATTGCATGGACAAGGATATTTCCGACAGGCTTTGAAGCCGAACCAAATGAGGAAGGACTTCTGTTTTATGATGACGTATTTGATGAATGCAGGAAGTATCATATGCAACCGATTGTAACGGTTTCACATTATGAAATGCCAATAGAAATAACCTTGAATCTAAATGGATGGGAAAGCCGGAAAACTATAGACCTGTATTTGAAATATTGTGAAACGATATTCAAAAGATATAAGAACAAGGTGAAGATGTGGATCCCATTTAATGAAATGAATCAAATGACGACAGTACCCTATGTAGGCGGCGGTTTGTTATTGGAGAAAGCAAAAACAGATAACCTGTTGGAGGTGGAGTATCAGGCGATTCACCATCAGCTTGTTGCAAGTGCAATGGCGGTGAAGTTATGCAAAAAAATTATAAAGAATGCAAGAATAGGAAGTATGATTGCTGTTATAGACCCATATCCGGAAACCTGTCATCCTTTGGATGTACTAGAGGCATTGAAGGAAAATCAATTAAATATGTTTTATCTGGATGTGACTGTGCGGGGCTATTATCCATCTTATATGGCAAGATATTTTCAAGAGCATGATATCCATATAGACATGGAGGAAGAGGATGAAGAAATATTACAGGGAGGCAAAGTTGATTTTATAGCTTTTAGTTATTATATGAGCTATATTGCTTCTCATAAGAGGAAGCAGAATGAAAGCAAAAACAGTGTCATCATGGTGGATAAGGTGAACCCTTATCTGGAAGTTAGTGACTGGCGCTGGCCTATTGATTCCGTTGGACTGAGAATCGTATTGAATAAGCTCTATGACCGGTATCAGCTGCCAATTCTGATTGCGGAAAATGGACTTGGCGCAGATGATGTTGTGAGCGAGGATGGATTGATTCATGATGCATACCGAATTGAGTATTTAAGAAAGCATATCATAGCAGTTAAAGAAGCAATGAGAGACGGCGTCGATGTTATTGGCTATACGATGTGGGGGCCGATTGATATCGTATCGCAGGGAACCTGTGAAATGAAGAAACGCTATGGCTTTATATATGTAGATGCGGATAATTATGGTAACGGAAGCTATAAGCGCTTACGGAAAGATTCTTTTTACTGGTACTCCCGTGTGATAGCATCAAACGCAGAGGAGCTGTAG
- a CDS encoding EAL domain-containing protein, producing the protein MKSGKEILAEFQLDPWMLYDTIVNSTDDYIYLVNMQEDRALISENMLQDFDLPDLIVPGLIPLWGDLVHERDRQRFDDSITAMLNGETDEHNVEYQVRNRKHEYIWVICRGLLKRNDRGEPIFFAGIVSNLENKGKIDSITGLFTQTACENSVTQLLEHKRNGGILLLGLDDFSHINELNDHIFGDAVLRQFSQTMQRLLPASARMYRFDGDEFAIVYEQATRKQVRELYKIIHAYCNRRHFIDDIGYFCTVSGGIAMFWEDGDNFLDLIKYADNALEASKYRGKNQCTQFSHELVQIKRRRLSIANQLQSSVLRGMQDFYLVYQPLINASSMKVEGAEALLRWSSSEYGNVRPDEFIPILESAGLIHQAGKWVFQEAVHTCKEWVKENPGFVMNVNFSYIQMLNEDLLPFIRRTLKQADLSAKHIVIELTESCFVTEMDALKRSFQQLREMGIRIAIDDFGTGYSSLGMLSQMPADIVKIDRLFISSIHENSFHQSFINAVIQLCHSVGIRVCVEGVEEQEELKVVRDIQADNIQGFYFSRPVEKRTFHDRFLDLQMVL; encoded by the coding sequence ATGAAAAGCGGTAAGGAGATTCTGGCTGAGTTTCAGCTGGATCCATGGATGCTGTATGATACCATAGTCAATAGTACGGATGATTATATTTACCTTGTGAACATGCAGGAGGATCGTGCTTTAATTTCTGAAAATATGCTGCAGGATTTTGACCTTCCCGATCTCATTGTCCCTGGATTGATTCCGTTGTGGGGGGATCTGGTTCATGAACGTGACAGACAGCGATTTGATGATTCCATTACGGCTATGCTGAACGGAGAAACTGATGAGCATAATGTGGAATATCAGGTGCGCAATCGTAAGCATGAATATATCTGGGTTATCTGCAGAGGACTTTTAAAACGCAATGACCGAGGAGAGCCGATTTTTTTCGCCGGAATCGTATCCAATCTGGAGAATAAGGGAAAAATAGATTCCATCACCGGACTGTTTACCCAGACAGCCTGTGAAAATTCTGTAACACAGCTGCTGGAGCATAAGAGAAACGGCGGGATCCTCCTGCTTGGTCTTGATGATTTTTCCCATATTAATGAATTGAACGATCATATTTTCGGGGATGCTGTCCTGCGTCAGTTTTCCCAGACGATGCAGCGTCTTCTTCCCGCGTCGGCACGCATGTATCGATTTGACGGAGATGAATTTGCCATCGTATATGAACAGGCAACGCGCAAGCAGGTGCGGGAGTTATATAAAATCATCCACGCATACTGCAACAGACGGCACTTTATTGATGATATCGGCTATTTCTGTACGGTGTCGGGTGGAATTGCGATGTTCTGGGAGGATGGCGACAATTTCCTGGATTTAATCAAGTATGCGGATAATGCTCTGGAAGCCAGTAAATACCGCGGAAAGAATCAGTGTACACAGTTTTCACATGAGCTAGTACAGATCAAACGCCGCCGCTTATCCATTGCGAATCAGTTGCAGAGCAGTGTTTTGCGGGGTATGCAGGATTTCTACCTCGTATATCAGCCCCTGATCAATGCTTCCAGTATGAAGGTGGAGGGGGCAGAGGCTTTGCTGCGCTGGTCCAGCAGTGAATATGGAAATGTTCGCCCGGATGAGTTTATTCCCATTCTGGAATCTGCCGGTCTGATTCATCAGGCAGGGAAATGGGTGTTTCAGGAGGCTGTTCATACGTGTAAGGAGTGGGTGAAGGAAAATCCGGGTTTTGTGATGAACGTGAACTTTTCCTATATACAGATGCTGAATGAGGATCTTCTGCCCTTTATCCGCAGGACCCTGAAGCAGGCGGATTTATCTGCAAAGCATATCGTCATTGAGCTTACGGAGAGCTGCTTTGTGACCGAAATGGATGCGCTGAAGCGCTCCTTCCAGCAGCTGCGGGAAATGGGGATTCGCATCGCGATCGATGATTTTGGTACCGGCTATTCCTCCCTGGGCATGCTGTCGCAGATGCCGGCGGATATCGTTAAAATTGATCGGCTGTTTATTTCATCGATTCATGAAAATTCTTTTCATCAAAGCTTTATCAATGCTGTAATTCAGCTGTGCCACAGTGTCGGCATACGGGTTTGTGTTGAGGGTGTTGAGGAGCAGGAGGAATTGAAGGTTGTACGGGATATCCAGGCAGATAATATACAGGGCTTTTATTTTTCAAGACCTGTGGAAAAGCGTACCTTCCATGATCGATTCCTTGATCTGCAAATGGTATTGTAA
- a CDS encoding sigma-70 family RNA polymerase sigma factor, with translation MGISIETGDAETVLETYGLMVYKLALSQTRNRSDAQDVFQEVFLRLMKNKKPFASEEHLKAWLLRVTINCSKKFFMSSWYRKTEELVVDIPFEEEQNSELYYAVLKLPLKYRTVIHLFYYEQYSVAQIAQYLKRNESTVKSQLKRGREMLKGVLRDDTEEQ, from the coding sequence TTGGGTATTTCTATAGAAACAGGTGATGCGGAGACTGTCTTGGAAACCTATGGATTGATGGTATATAAGCTTGCTCTTTCGCAGACGCGCAATCGCAGTGATGCGCAGGATGTCTTTCAGGAGGTATTCCTGCGGCTTATGAAGAACAAAAAGCCGTTTGCCAGTGAAGAACATTTGAAGGCGTGGCTGCTGCGTGTCACAATCAATTGCAGTAAAAAGTTTTTTATGAGCTCATGGTACAGGAAGACGGAGGAGCTTGTAGTGGATATCCCCTTCGAGGAGGAACAAAACAGTGAGCTGTACTATGCGGTATTAAAGCTTCCGCTGAAATACCGTACCGTGATCCATCTGTTTTATTACGAACAGTATTCCGTTGCACAGATTGCACAATATTTAAAACGTAATGAATCAACGGTTAAATCCCAGCTGAAGCGGGGAAGAGAAATGCTGAAAGGAGTGCTGCGTGATGACACAGAAGAACAATGA
- a CDS encoding MurR/RpiR family transcriptional regulator has protein sequence MLLTQILKRGEHFSNIDNIIASYILEKGEELNTETVRSIAENTYVSPATVMRFFQRLGYNGYRTFKKDFLEEITYFSSHFQNIDPNLPFLPQDDGKVRTNKLAALFKETIDDVLALTDYAMLQRAYHMIAKAKLIYVYSAGIQIGLCEIFKDKMIKIGKTVIVSNVIDELYYSACFTQRDAAFILVSYSGETKTILEVAAKLKERSISWIAITSYGNNTLSKYSDCCLYVSTREKINAKIGDFSFNISVLFLMDVLYSYYFASDYFGNYQSRRNYLTGFEQNRGNMKKSIKNPILIDDK, from the coding sequence ATGCTGCTTACACAGATTTTGAAAAGAGGAGAACATTTTTCAAACATAGACAACATCATTGCATCCTATATATTGGAAAAAGGGGAGGAGCTGAATACTGAGACAGTACGCTCCATTGCAGAAAATACATATGTTTCACCAGCTACTGTGATGCGTTTTTTTCAAAGACTGGGCTATAACGGATATCGCACATTCAAAAAGGACTTTTTGGAGGAGATAACATATTTTTCTTCGCATTTTCAGAATATCGATCCCAATCTTCCCTTCCTGCCGCAGGATGATGGAAAGGTGAGAACCAATAAACTGGCTGCTTTGTTTAAGGAAACCATTGATGATGTCTTGGCGCTGACGGATTACGCAATGCTGCAGAGAGCATATCACATGATTGCAAAGGCGAAGCTCATTTATGTATACAGTGCAGGGATACAAATCGGGCTATGTGAAATTTTCAAGGACAAAATGATAAAGATAGGAAAGACTGTCATTGTATCGAATGTTATAGATGAACTATACTACAGTGCCTGCTTTACACAAAGGGACGCTGCATTTATCCTAGTATCCTATTCCGGAGAAACAAAAACCATTTTAGAGGTTGCCGCAAAATTAAAAGAACGCAGTATCTCATGGATTGCTATTACCTCTTATGGTAATAATACGCTTTCGAAATATTCGGATTGCTGCTTGTACGTATCAACACGGGAAAAGATAAATGCCAAAATCGGTGATTTTAGTTTCAATATCTCTGTACTGTTTCTGATGGATGTTTTATACTCCTATTACTTTGCTTCAGACTATTTTGGAAATTATCAGAGCAGACGAAACTACCTAACAGGCTTTGAACAGAATCGAGGGAATATGAAGAAATCGATTAAAAATCCTATATTGATAGATGATAAGTAA
- a CDS encoding glycoside hydrolase family 1 protein, with translation MQNIEKQKFLWGSATAAYQCEGAWDADGKGLGEWDVFSHGNPLNINGATGDVSCDFYHHYKEDIDMLKAGGQNTYRFSISWARILPNGRGAVNQGGIDFYNRVIDYCLKQGVEPNVTLFHYDLPEAIAKEGGWENRAIVDAFAEYARVCFTAFGDRVKLWVTINEPKYYAYCSHMVGNYPPNHRHDFNRYFTTVYHEAVASAKAVAIYHSLKLNGSIGIVHDSSNVEVAPDTKEKERVHMIADLFYNRIILDTACKGEFPGALISLLREYGIDTSYIKFEDMLVFLQGKVDFLGLNVYNRFYITDYSAGETEVFHNNKGAGSNAKEGIRIRDWYETAIDPNTKRNLWGREIYPKCMYNTLMEIKERYGDIPVYITENGHGCYEKPNDEGYVEDDERIEMMQGYIDYMLKAMEDGCNVRGYYAWSTMDLYSWVNGYEKRYGLVRVDFDDHNRRYPKKSYYWFKKLIEDYRKAEEE, from the coding sequence ATGCAAAATATAGAAAAACAAAAATTTTTATGGGGCAGTGCCACAGCAGCGTATCAATGTGAGGGAGCATGGGATGCGGATGGAAAAGGCTTAGGGGAATGGGATGTATTTTCCCATGGTAACCCGTTGAATATCAATGGTGCTACAGGGGATGTATCCTGTGATTTTTACCATCACTATAAGGAAGATATTGATATGCTGAAGGCAGGAGGACAGAATACATACCGGTTTTCCATCTCCTGGGCAAGAATCCTTCCGAATGGAAGAGGTGCTGTAAATCAGGGGGGGATAGATTTCTATAACAGGGTTATTGACTACTGTCTGAAACAGGGTGTGGAGCCGAATGTGACCTTGTTTCATTATGATTTACCGGAAGCAATTGCAAAGGAAGGCGGCTGGGAAAATCGTGCCATCGTAGATGCGTTTGCAGAATATGCAAGGGTCTGCTTTACCGCCTTTGGTGACCGTGTAAAGCTGTGGGTCACGATCAATGAACCGAAATACTATGCATATTGCAGTCATATGGTAGGGAATTATCCTCCCAATCACCGTCATGATTTTAACCGCTATTTTACGACGGTCTATCATGAAGCAGTCGCCAGTGCGAAAGCAGTGGCAATCTACCATTCGCTGAAGCTGAACGGGTCAATCGGTATTGTGCATGATTCCAGTAATGTGGAGGTAGCACCGGATACGAAGGAAAAAGAACGTGTTCATATGATTGCGGATCTGTTTTATAACCGTATCATATTAGACACCGCATGCAAGGGAGAATTTCCGGGCGCACTGATTTCTTTGTTGCGGGAGTATGGAATCGATACCAGCTATATTAAGTTTGAGGATATGCTGGTATTCCTACAGGGGAAAGTGGATTTCCTTGGGTTGAACGTATACAATCGCTTTTATATTACGGACTACTCAGCAGGGGAAACGGAGGTCTTCCATAACAATAAGGGGGCAGGCTCCAATGCAAAAGAGGGAATCCGTATCAGGGACTGGTATGAAACAGCGATCGATCCAAATACAAAACGGAATCTATGGGGAAGGGAAATCTATCCGAAGTGCATGTATAACACATTGATGGAAATTAAAGAACGCTATGGGGATATTCCTGTGTATATCACAGAGAATGGTCATGGCTGTTATGAAAAACCAAACGATGAAGGCTATGTGGAGGATGATGAGCGTATCGAAATGATGCAGGGATATATTGACTATATGTTGAAAGCGATGGAAGACGGCTGCAATGTAAGGGGGTACTATGCCTGGTCTACGATGGATTTATACAGCTGGGTTAACGGTTATGAAAAGCGTTACGGGCTTGTACGGGTGGATTTTGATGATCACAACAGGCGATATCCGAAAAAGAGCTATTACTGGTTCAAAAAGCTGATTGAAGATTATCGGAAAGCAGAAGAGGAATAA
- a CDS encoding M24 family metallopeptidase: MIKLKEVEAPKPEEGLIPVMLSDVTMQNRKARLLESMQKDGFDAVVVYADLEHGSNFEYLCGFLPRFEEALLILHANGKAFMVLGNENLNKAGKARIEAVPIHMPHFSLPNQPMQTEKSVAQILASCELEDAEKIGLIGWKNFTSHVEDNHLLFDLPYFLVEALKTVCGKAQFTNAAYLLIGENGVRTTNNANEFAHYEYGAALAGNCILKTMDRLKVGKTEMEMAETLAADGQRHSVVTIMATGARFEKANLYPGNKQIQCGDKISITTGFKGGLQSRAGYAVECAEQLPEKEQDYLKAVAIPYFQAVKTWLETIKIGINGNDLYEAVETVLPKEEYGWTLNPGHLCADEEWMSSPIYPQSEETLQSGMLFQIDIIPSVNGYGGVSCESGILLADEQLRKAIAKEYPAVWERIVKRRAYMQEVLGIRIQEDVLPTSMATAYLRPYLLKKEMALASV; this comes from the coding sequence ATGATTAAGTTAAAAGAAGTAGAGGCACCGAAACCGGAGGAGGGGCTTATCCCTGTCATGCTGAGCGATGTAACAATGCAGAATCGGAAAGCACGTCTGCTTGAAAGCATGCAGAAGGACGGCTTTGATGCAGTAGTCGTATATGCAGATTTGGAGCATGGCAGTAATTTTGAATATCTGTGCGGTTTTCTACCGCGCTTTGAGGAAGCGTTGCTTATTCTTCATGCAAATGGCAAGGCATTTATGGTACTGGGAAATGAGAATTTAAACAAGGCGGGAAAAGCCAGAATCGAAGCAGTACCTATTCATATGCCGCATTTCTCCCTGCCGAATCAGCCGATGCAGACAGAGAAAAGTGTTGCGCAAATACTGGCATCCTGCGAGTTGGAAGATGCAGAAAAAATCGGATTGATCGGATGGAAGAATTTTACCAGCCATGTGGAGGATAATCATCTGCTGTTTGATTTGCCGTATTTTCTTGTTGAGGCACTTAAGACGGTTTGCGGAAAAGCACAGTTTACCAATGCAGCGTATCTCCTCATTGGAGAAAACGGTGTTCGGACAACCAACAATGCGAATGAGTTTGCACACTATGAATACGGGGCAGCATTGGCAGGAAACTGCATACTGAAGACCATGGATCGCCTAAAGGTCGGTAAAACGGAAATGGAAATGGCAGAAACACTTGCAGCTGACGGACAGCGTCACAGTGTTGTGACCATCATGGCTACAGGAGCCCGTTTTGAAAAAGCCAATCTGTATCCGGGTAATAAACAAATTCAGTGCGGTGATAAAATTTCCATCACCACAGGATTTAAGGGAGGATTGCAGAGTCGTGCTGGCTATGCAGTGGAATGTGCTGAGCAGCTGCCTGAGAAGGAACAGGATTATCTAAAGGCAGTCGCGATTCCTTATTTTCAGGCAGTAAAAACCTGGCTGGAAACCATTAAAATCGGGATAAACGGAAACGATTTGTATGAGGCAGTTGAGACTGTATTGCCAAAGGAGGAGTATGGCTGGACACTGAATCCGGGGCACCTGTGCGCTGATGAGGAATGGATGTCCTCACCGATCTATCCGCAGTCTGAGGAAACATTACAAAGCGGCATGCTGTTTCAGATTGATATCATTCCAAGTGTAAACGGTTATGGGGGAGTCAGCTGTGAAAGTGGAATTTTACTAGCAGATGAGCAGTTGCGAAAGGCAATCGCAAAGGAATATCCGGCTGTGTGGGAACGCATCGTGAAGCGCAGAGCATATATGCAGGAAGTGCTGGGAATCCGTATTCAGGAGGATGTGTTACCAACAAGCATGGCAACGGCATATCTCAGACCGTATCTGTTGAAGAAAGAGATGGCGCTTGCCAGTGTATGA